From the Syntrophorhabdaceae bacterium genome, the window GTGAAAAGGACAAGGCAGAACGCCCCGAGCGTGAAAAAGAGAGACCGGTAGGTACGCATCATGCGAAAAGACATGACGATGAGTATTGCGAGAGAGGCGATCGATGCGGACAGGGTCAGCCAACGGACGGCCCTTGATACGGCGGCTATTTCAGATAGATTCGCCAGATATTTATCAAGCATGCCGGTTCCGTGGGCAAGTCCCGTCAGGGCAACGCACGAAAAGAATATCCCATATATAATAAGCTCGCGCTTTGGCGTGATGCGTTGATGCCATCTCCGCCAAAAGAGGTTGGCGAGGATGACCGAAACAGCGGGAAAGATCGGGAGGATGTAAGGAGGTAATTTTGATCCGGACAGACTGAAGAAGACAAAGACAACGAGCGACCAGATAAAAAAGAGCCGCAGCTCCTTTTCCCGCCACAATTCCGCAGCCGCCCGGGGGATGAATATTGACCATGGGAAAAGTCCGCCAAAGAGGACAGGGAAAAAGTAATAGAGGGGGCCGGATCTTTTGTGTTTGGTCGTCAGGAACCGCAGGATATGCTGGTCTATAAAAAAGAATTGGAAGAACTCTTTCTCCCGCAGGCAGATAATGATAAACCAGGGCAAAACGATCACGCAGAAAAGCAGGAGCGCTTTTATTGAGAGTATGTTCCTGAGGAACGGCAATCTCTTTTCAGACCAGAGGAAAATGACAATGGTAACCATCAGAAGGATGAAAGCCACCGGCCCCTTGGCCAGGACGGCCAGTGCAAGGGCGGCAAAAAATAGATAAAGGAACAATTGTCCCTTCTCCCGGTAGTACTGATAGAAACAGAGCAGACAGACAAAGAGGAGGAAAGAGAAGAGCATATCGATCGTCACGATGTGGGAGATAGCGAAAAAGCCAAAGGAGCCCAGCAGGATGAGCGAGGAGATCAGACCTGTCTCTTCGCCAAACCAGTTTGACATGGAGAGATACATCGTAAGTATGCACAGGAGGGCCGCAAGGGCATTGGGGAACCTGAAGGACCACTCGCTTATGCCGAAGGTCTTGTAAGAAAGGGCGGTAATCCAGTAGAGGAGTGGCGGTTTCTCAAAATAGCGGACATAGTCGAGATGGGGGACGACGTAGTCGCCTTGTTCCACCATCTCCCGGGGGATCTCCGCGTAGCGTCCCTCATCGGGCTCCTTCAGCGAGTAACTGCCGAGGTTATAGAAGAGGAAGAGGTATGAACACGCGAGAATGATCAGGAGAAAGATAACCCTTTTTTTGCGGCGCTAATCTGANNNNNNNNNNCTGATGGCATGCACATCTCCTTGACGGCTGGCTATTATCGGGGCTTGCGTCGCCCCCTCCACGCGCCCCACCCACCGGGTGGGTGCCCCGGTCCGTGGAGCCTCCCCCTCGCGCCCGAGAACGGGCTAGTAAATATTATAGGTTCAATAAGTCCTATAAGACCTATATTCTTCTTTTTGTTTTTTCACTCTCAGCTCTCTGCTCCATGCTCTCTGCTTCCTTATACCGGGGCTTGCGTCGCCCCCTCCACGAACAAAGTCCGTGGAGCCCCCCCCTCTCGCTCGTGAACTCGCTGGTATTTCGCTCTTAGCTCTCTGCTTCCTTATTTTACCGGGGCTTGCGTCGCCCCCTCCACGAACAAAGTCCGTGGAGCCTCCCCCTCGCGCCCGAGAACGGGCTACAAAATATTCTGTTCTTTGCTCTTCGCTCTCCGCTCTATGCTCTCAGCTCTCTGCTTCCTTTTGTGACCGGAATATTACTTTTCGGTAATGTTGGTGTCTGTTATAAGGTCCGGGGAGACGGTTTTCGGCAGGACCACGGT encodes:
- a CDS encoding glycosyltransferase family 39 protein, which codes for MILACSYLFLFYNLGSYSLKEPDEGRYAEIPREMVEQGDYVVPHLDYVRYFEKPPLLYWITALSYKTFGISEWSFRFPNALAALLCILTMYLSMSNWFGEETGLISSLILLGSFGFFAISHIVTIDMLFSFLLFVCLLCFYQYYREKGQLFLYLFFAALALAVLAKGPVAFILLMVTIVIFLWSEKRLPFLRNILSIKALLLFCVIVLPWFIIICLREKEFFQFFFIDQHILRFLTTKHKRSGPLYYFFPVLFGGLFPWSIFIPRAAAELWREKELRLFFIWSLVVFVFFSLSGSKLPPYILPIFPAVSVILANLFWRRWHQRITPKRELIIYGIFFSCVALTGLAHGTGMLDKYLANLSEIAAVSRAVRWLTLSASIASLAILIVMSFRMMRTYRSLFFTLGAFCLVLFTGIMLHSHVIDGLNTTKELAREINKTGNPAPVVIDFGSFDETLPFYLKRRTYIAEYFGELKMGSEYPDAKDHFLDKESFAKIFRSDRPVFVVLKAKRFSWLEATDIEGGTLIAHHAKRQLIANRAAALSITGTHVAPSSGKARRDSPSRS